In Finegoldia magna ATCC 53516, a genomic segment contains:
- the ptsP gene encoding phosphoenolpyruvate--protein phosphotransferase, which produces MSLIKKGIIASEQIAIGKVKLMKKQKVKISTEKISDEEIKLHVDKFEKALNDYKTILSETKVDNDTQKQVIEAHLSMLDDPFLSESVISKINEHYSSDKALTDTIDEMVVMMESLDNEYMRERASDYKDIGQQLLYKIKGIENQKLDSLEPNTILVSKELTPYETSIIDKDNVVGFLMDLGGKTAHTSIIAQTLGIACLVGMKDITENVKDSQTVIIDSFKGICIIDPDQETLLEYKKKKSELDDEKSRLQKNRYNKAITKDGRDIDVMTNIGNIEDLEKGLESGAEGVGLFRTEFLYMYNDNFPTEDEQFESYKKVVEILDGKSVIIRTLDIGGDKELPYYKFPKEDNPFLGWRALRFCFDMNDVFDAQIKAILRASAFGKIRIMLPMVISVEEMEKALEIIENNKKELKDANIDFDENIEVGIMIETPASVIVAEDLIEYVDFFSIGTNDLTQYILASDRGNEKISNLYNTYNPAVLRAIKKVIDVSHKHGKWTGMCGGFAGDTKATKLLLGMGLDEFSAPAASIPKIKDVIANNSFEEAKIYADEILQMKKTSEIERKISE; this is translated from the coding sequence ATGAGTTTAATTAAAAAAGGTATTATTGCAAGTGAGCAGATAGCAATTGGTAAAGTTAAACTTATGAAAAAACAGAAAGTTAAAATAAGTACCGAAAAAATTTCCGATGAAGAAATAAAGCTTCACGTTGATAAATTTGAAAAAGCTTTGAATGATTACAAAACAATATTATCTGAAACAAAAGTTGACAATGATACACAAAAACAAGTAATAGAAGCTCATTTGAGTATGTTGGATGATCCTTTTTTATCAGAAAGTGTGATTTCAAAAATTAACGAACATTATTCAAGCGACAAAGCACTAACAGATACGATAGATGAAATGGTTGTTATGATGGAGTCACTGGATAATGAATACATGAGAGAAAGAGCATCCGATTACAAAGATATTGGCCAACAATTATTGTACAAGATTAAAGGAATTGAAAACCAAAAACTCGACTCATTAGAACCAAATACTATCTTGGTTTCAAAAGAATTAACTCCTTACGAAACATCAATAATTGATAAAGATAATGTTGTTGGATTTTTGATGGACTTGGGAGGAAAAACTGCACATACTTCAATTATTGCGCAAACCTTAGGCATTGCTTGTCTTGTTGGTATGAAAGATATTACCGAAAACGTCAAGGATTCTCAAACAGTTATTATAGATTCATTTAAAGGAATCTGTATCATAGATCCTGATCAAGAAACTCTTTTAGAATACAAAAAGAAAAAATCTGAATTAGATGATGAAAAATCAAGACTCCAAAAAAACAGATATAACAAAGCTATTACTAAAGATGGAAGAGATATTGATGTTATGACGAATATCGGAAACATCGAAGATTTAGAAAAAGGCTTGGAATCTGGTGCAGAAGGCGTTGGTTTATTTAGAACAGAATTTTTGTATATGTATAATGATAATTTTCCAACTGAAGATGAACAATTTGAATCTTATAAAAAAGTAGTCGAAATTTTAGATGGGAAATCAGTAATTATCAGAACTTTAGATATTGGCGGCGACAAAGAACTTCCTTACTACAAGTTTCCTAAAGAAGATAATCCGTTTTTGGGTTGGAGAGCTTTGAGATTTTGTTTTGATATGAACGATGTTTTTGATGCTCAAATCAAAGCGATTTTGAGAGCTTCTGCGTTTGGAAAAATAAGAATTATGCTTCCTATGGTTATTTCAGTAGAAGAAATGGAAAAAGCTCTCGAAATAATTGAAAATAATAAAAAAGAATTGAAAGATGCAAATATTGATTTCGATGAAAATATCGAGGTTGGTATCATGATTGAAACTCCAGCTAGTGTTATTGTCGCTGAAGATTTAATAGAATATGTTGATTTCTTTAGCATTGGAACTAATGATTTGACTCAATATATATTGGCAAGTGATAGGGGAAACGAAAAAATTTCAAACCTTTATAACACATACAACCCAGCAGTTCTAAGAGCTATCAAAAAAGTTATCGATGTTAGCCACAAACATGGAAAATGGACTGGAATGTGTGGAGGATTTGCAGGAGATACCAAAGCGACGAAGCTTCTTTTAGGTATGGGATTAGATGAATTTTCTGCCCCAGCAGCGTCAATTCCAAAAATCAAGGATGTTATCGCTAACAATTCATTTGAAGAAGCTAAAATTTACGCAGATGAAATTTTACAAATGAAAAAAACTTCAGAAATTGAAAGGAAAATATCTGAATAA
- a CDS encoding winged helix-turn-helix domain-containing protein, translated as MKVNCKFWFEDDNGKKFFGKGNYLLLKEIDKTKSLNKASKNLKMSYSKAFNIIKNSEKIYGEKFVDTEIGGANGGGSTLTEAGQRLILEYEKAMSNFTRTSNNLTEKITKTF; from the coding sequence ATGAAGGTAAATTGTAAGTTTTGGTTTGAAGATGACAATGGTAAGAAATTTTTCGGAAAAGGTAATTATCTTCTTCTAAAAGAAATCGACAAGACAAAATCTTTGAACAAGGCTTCAAAAAATCTAAAGATGAGTTACAGTAAAGCTTTTAATATCATAAAAAATAGCGAAAAAATTTATGGTGAGAAGTTTGTGGATACTGAAATCGGAGGAGCCAACGGCGGTGGTTCAACGTTAACTGAAGCTGGTCAAAGATTAATCTTGGAATATGAAAAAGCTATGTCAAATTTTACCAGAACTAGCAATAATTTAACAGAAAAAATTACAAAAACTTTTTAA
- a CDS encoding HPr family phosphocarrier protein, translating to MVEQNVIVKNETGLHARPAASLVQFVKNFDGKVELIKDGKTANAKSIFNVMALGISQDTEVTVRLDGENEEENLKKLVEFIENLED from the coding sequence ATGGTAGAACAAAATGTTATAGTTAAAAACGAAACTGGTTTGCATGCTCGTCCAGCTGCATCTTTGGTACAATTTGTAAAAAATTTTGATGGTAAAGTTGAACTTATTAAAGATGGTAAAACAGCTAACGCAAAATCTATTTTCAACGTTATGGCTTTAGGTATTTCTCAAGATACTGAAGTTACTGTTAGATTAGATGGCGAAAACGAAGAAGAAAACTTAAAAAAACTAGTTGAATTTATAGAAAATTTGGAAGATTAA
- the arcC gene encoding carbamate kinase — MKKVVLALGGNALGNSPEEQIKAVRKTAVSIVDLVEDGNEVIVCHGNGPQVGMINLAMETAHNSNPQISNMPFAECVAMSQGYIGYHLQKAIKNELSKRNMKNAVSTIITQVKVDKDDEAFANPTKPVGLFYSKEESEKLAAESGYTFKEDANRGYRRVVPSPKPIDIIEKEEINTLIKKDFIVIAGGGGGIPVVENDGQLEGIGAVIDKDFTSEKLAEISDADLLIILTAVEKVCINYGTENEEGLDELNLSRAQKLIEEKQFAEGSMLPKVKACLNFIQSGEGKIALITSLEKAKEGINGLTGTRFVK, encoded by the coding sequence ATGAAGAAAGTAGTTTTAGCATTAGGTGGAAACGCTCTCGGAAATTCACCTGAAGAACAAATCAAAGCTGTTAGAAAAACCGCTGTATCTATAGTTGATTTGGTTGAAGATGGCAACGAAGTTATCGTTTGCCATGGAAATGGTCCACAAGTTGGTATGATTAATTTAGCTATGGAAACTGCTCATAATTCTAATCCACAAATTTCTAACATGCCATTTGCAGAATGTGTTGCTATGAGTCAAGGATACATAGGATACCATTTACAAAAGGCTATAAAAAACGAATTATCAAAAAGAAACATGAAAAACGCAGTGTCTACAATAATTACACAAGTTAAAGTAGATAAGGATGATGAAGCTTTTGCTAATCCAACAAAACCAGTGGGATTATTCTATTCAAAAGAAGAATCTGAAAAACTTGCTGCTGAAAGTGGATATACTTTCAAAGAAGATGCAAACAGAGGATATAGAAGAGTTGTTCCATCTCCAAAACCAATTGATATAATTGAAAAAGAAGAAATCAATACTTTGATTAAGAAAGATTTCATAGTTATCGCTGGTGGCGGCGGAGGAATTCCTGTAGTAGAAAATGATGGACAATTAGAAGGTATAGGAGCTGTTATAGATAAGGATTTCACTTCAGAAAAATTAGCTGAAATTTCTGATGCAGATTTGTTAATCATTTTAACTGCAGTAGAAAAAGTATGTATTAATTACGGAACAGAAAATGAAGAAGGTTTGGATGAATTAAATTTATCAAGAGCTCAAAAGTTAATAGAAGAAAAACAATTTGCAGAAGGATCTATGCTTCCTAAGGTTAAGGCTTGTTTGAATTTTATCCAATCAGGTGAAGGTAAAATTGCTTTGATAACTTCTTTGGAAAAAGCAAAAGAAGGAATCAATGGTTTAACAGGAACTAGATTTGTAAAATAA
- a CDS encoding uracil-xanthine permease family protein codes for MEKNSNSLFDYYGNPSMLKSFPIAMQHLLAMIVGNALPSIVLASALKSSEHAITDAQAIYLIQAGMFIAAIATLLQLYPVLKFGAKLPVIMGVSFAYIPVLLSIGKQYGIGAVYASQLIGGIVAIFTGMFIGKIRKFFPPIVSGTVVLTIGLSLYSVAVNYMSGGNGPMQGEIRNWVVAIITLCVVLFCNMFMKGYIKLAAILVGIIVGYIISLFLGMVKFDNVVSASWFMLPQIYPFKFQFHLDAILTMSIMYIVNSVQAVGDLTSTTIGGMDREPTDVELSGGIKANGIVSVIGAFIGALPTATYSQNVGIVSMTKVIARKVLLITASMVFVCGLIPKFGALMLSVPQAVIGGATISVFAQIAMSGMKLITSSEMSVRNTTIVGLGVALGMGITQVGPNAVRYFPQWFRMVFTASPVVVATLIVFFLNIIIPEKTLEQEEKERKEID; via the coding sequence ATGGAAAAGAATTCGAATTCATTATTTGATTATTATGGTAATCCTTCCATGCTTAAATCATTTCCAATAGCAATGCAACACTTATTGGCTATGATTGTGGGTAATGCGTTGCCATCAATAGTCTTGGCGAGTGCTTTGAAATCAAGTGAACATGCAATTACAGATGCTCAAGCAATTTATTTGATTCAAGCAGGAATGTTTATTGCTGCAATAGCGACATTATTGCAATTGTATCCAGTTTTAAAATTTGGTGCAAAATTACCAGTAATCATGGGAGTTAGTTTTGCTTATATTCCAGTTTTATTATCAATTGGTAAGCAATACGGAATAGGTGCTGTGTATGCGTCACAGTTGATTGGTGGTATTGTAGCGATATTCACGGGAATGTTTATTGGAAAAATTAGGAAGTTTTTCCCACCGATTGTGTCAGGAACGGTTGTATTAACTATTGGGCTTAGTTTGTATTCAGTTGCTGTAAATTATATGTCAGGTGGAAATGGACCTATGCAAGGCGAAATCAGAAACTGGGTTGTGGCAATCATAACTTTGTGCGTTGTTTTGTTTTGTAATATGTTTATGAAAGGTTACATAAAATTAGCAGCTATTTTGGTAGGAATTATTGTAGGATACATAATATCATTATTTTTAGGCATGGTTAAATTTGACAATGTTGTTAGTGCGTCTTGGTTTATGCTTCCACAAATTTATCCATTCAAATTCCAATTCCATTTGGATGCTATCTTGACTATGTCAATTATGTACATTGTAAATTCTGTTCAAGCAGTTGGTGATTTAACTAGTACTACCATTGGAGGAATGGATCGTGAACCTACAGATGTAGAGTTATCTGGTGGTATCAAGGCAAATGGTATTGTAAGTGTTATTGGTGCATTTATCGGAGCACTTCCAACTGCGACTTATTCACAAAACGTAGGAATTGTTTCAATGACAAAAGTAATTGCAAGAAAAGTTTTGTTGATTACTGCTAGTATGGTATTTGTCTGTGGACTAATTCCAAAATTTGGAGCATTGATGCTTTCAGTTCCACAAGCAGTAATTGGTGGGGCAACTATATCAGTATTTGCACAAATAGCTATGAGTGGTATGAAACTTATAACGTCAAGCGAAATGAGCGTAAGAAATACAACTATTGTTGGATTGGGAGTTGCACTTGGTATGGGAATCACACAAGTTGGTCCAAACGCTGTAAGATATTTCCCACAATGGTTTAGAATGGTGTTCACAGCATCACCTGTAGTCGTTGCAACTTTAATAGTATTTTTCTTGAATATTATTATTCCAGAAAAAACATTAGAACAAGAAGAAAAAGAAAGAAAAGAAATAGACTAA